A stretch of the Desulfobaccales bacterium genome encodes the following:
- a CDS encoding MerR family transcriptional regulator: MINEVSRLVNLSQKRIREYEKEGFIKPLREKNTNNRLYSNFDVSQINQINSLIHDRGFTLACLRNLMVLAPCWNIYDCDKKEACPAFQLPWRPCYEVREYRGTLCEGPCPRCAVYLNRAVKREKILQKYTLEP, encoded by the coding sequence TTGATCAACGAGGTCTCCCGGCTGGTCAACCTCTCCCAGAAACGCATCCGGGAATATGAAAAAGAAGGGTTTATCAAACCCTTAAGGGAGAAGAACACCAACAACCGGCTCTATTCCAATTTTGATGTGTCCCAGATCAATCAGATCAACAGCCTTATCCACGATCGGGGCTTCACCCTGGCGTGCCTGCGCAACCTCATGGTCCTGGCCCCTTGTTGGAATATCTACGATTGCGACAAGAAAGAAGCCTGTCCTGCGTTTCAACTCCCCTGGCGGCCCTGTTATGAAGTGCGCGAATATCGCGGCACATTGTGCGAGGGTCCTTGTCCCCGCTGCGCCGTCTATCTCAACCGCGCCGTCAAGAGGGAAAAAATCCTGCAAAAATATACTCTTGAGCCTTGA